From Pungitius pungitius chromosome 9, fPunPun2.1, whole genome shotgun sequence, one genomic window encodes:
- the zfyve27 gene encoding protrudin isoform X2, translating into MTMQGGSQGPSHGAGDVGELAHTLSKETLGSPDASELGSPRCTPNFDLFNMVVSYKRMALFLEPAADAVELSRFLLRWKMPVCSLFVCMFLNCFFCTVNEVGWITVAVVAVAAPAALGYLQDRYGGRASDSELHKRRYHAVHRRDLLTVHLTKQEAMLEVKDLLKHLDDMLSSACLLAETFYKVLYWDNHTKSSRCYGGVLILACLLYIAPLGWVLAGLNTTLFLWNRDFCRVLLDLRNLLQMGRAKASEGKCEEQEHGHSSDQTPTPTSLEDLSPGSVEEAEEAEPDDEFKDAIEETPLVLVEDDDGPLGAPEYDTISENGLLSRNEPIRSKVSKLTEKLRKRYPTSSTGNCSSCNAVFSVLKKRRNCSNCGNSFCSRCCSFKVLRSCMGATAPEAQRETVFVCAACNSSLIKF; encoded by the exons ATGACTATGCAAGGCGGGTCCCAGGGCCCCTCACATGGTGCGGGAGACGTGGGGGAGCTGGCACACACGTTGTCTAAAGAGACGCTCGGGTCCCCCGATGCCTCCGAGTTGGGAAGTCCGCGATGCACGCCGAACTTTGACCTCTTCAACATGGTTGTGTCCTATAAGAGAATGGCTCTCTTTCTAGAACCAGCTGCAGATGCAGTGGAGCTGAGCCGCTTCCTGCTcag ATGGAAGATGCCTGTGTGCTCTCTGTTTGTCTGTATGTTCCTCAATTGTTTCTTCTGCACTGTTAATGAAG TGGGTTGGATCACGGTGGCGGTGGTGGCGGTGGCGGCGCCTGCTGCCCTGGGCTACCTGCAGGACCGGTATGGGGGAAGAGCCTCCGATTCGGAGCTCCACAAGAGGCGCTACCACGCTGTGCACCGCAGGGACCTGCTGACGGTGCATCTCACCAAACAGGAAGCCATGCTGGAAGTCAAAGACCT GTTGAAGCACCTGGATGACATGCTGTCCTCTGCCTGCCTGTTAGCAGAAACCTTTTACAAGGTCCTGTACTGGGACAATCACACCAAGTcatcaag GTGCTATGGGGGGGTGTTAATATTGGCGTGCCTGCTCTACATCGCTCCTCTGGGCTGGGTGCTCGCTGGGCTCAACACTACCCTTTTCCTGTGGAACAGAGACTTCTGCAGAG TTTTGTTGGACCTTAGGAACCTGCTCCAGATGGGCCGGGCCAAAGCCTCGGAGGGAAAGTGTGAAGAGCAGGAACACGGCCACTCTTCGGACCAGACCCCGACGCCGACTAGTCTGGAG GACCTGTCTCCTGGCAGCGTGGAGGAGGCTGAAGAGGCGGAGCCCGATGATGAATTTAAGGATGCCATTGAG GAAACCCCTTTGGTCCTAGTG gAGGATGATGACGGGCCCCTCGGAGCCCCTGAGTATGACACCATCTCTGAAAATGGTCTCTTGAGCCGCAACGAACCAATACGCAGCAAAGTGTCTAAACTGACCGAGAAACTGCGTAAACGTTACCCCACCAGCAGCACGG GCAACTGTTCCAGCTGCAACGCCGTCTTCTCTGTGCTGAAGAAACGG AGGAACTGCAGTAACTGTGGCAACAGCTTCTGTTCCCGTTGCTGCTCCTTCAAGGTGCTGAGGTCTTGCATGGGGGCAACGG CTCCTGAGGCCCAGAGGGAGACCGTGTTTGTCTGTGCTGCCTGTAATTCCTCTCTGATCAAGTTCTAG
- the zfyve27 gene encoding protrudin isoform X3: MTMQGGSQGPSHGAGDVGELAHTLSKETLGSPDASELGSPRCTPNFDLFNMVVSYKRMALFLEPAADAVELSRFLLRWKMPVCSLFVCMFLNCFFCTVNEVGWITVAVVAVAAPAALGYLQDRYGGRASDSELHKRRYHAVHRRDLLTVHLTKQEAMLEVKDLLKHLDDMLSSACLLAETFYKVLYWDNHTKSSRCYGGVLILACLLYIAPLGWVLAGLNTTLFLWNRDFCRVLLDLRNLLQMGRAKASEGKCEEQEHGHSSDQTPTPTSLEDLSPGSVEEAEEAEPDDEFKDAIEERAVSLQEDDDGPLGAPEYDTISENGLLSRNEPIRSKVSKLTEKLRKRYPTSSTGNCSSCNAVFSVLKKRRNCSNCGNSFCSRCCSFKVLRSCMGATAPEAQRETVFVCAACNSSLIKF, translated from the exons ATGACTATGCAAGGCGGGTCCCAGGGCCCCTCACATGGTGCGGGAGACGTGGGGGAGCTGGCACACACGTTGTCTAAAGAGACGCTCGGGTCCCCCGATGCCTCCGAGTTGGGAAGTCCGCGATGCACGCCGAACTTTGACCTCTTCAACATGGTTGTGTCCTATAAGAGAATGGCTCTCTTTCTAGAACCAGCTGCAGATGCAGTGGAGCTGAGCCGCTTCCTGCTcag ATGGAAGATGCCTGTGTGCTCTCTGTTTGTCTGTATGTTCCTCAATTGTTTCTTCTGCACTGTTAATGAAG TGGGTTGGATCACGGTGGCGGTGGTGGCGGTGGCGGCGCCTGCTGCCCTGGGCTACCTGCAGGACCGGTATGGGGGAAGAGCCTCCGATTCGGAGCTCCACAAGAGGCGCTACCACGCTGTGCACCGCAGGGACCTGCTGACGGTGCATCTCACCAAACAGGAAGCCATGCTGGAAGTCAAAGACCT GTTGAAGCACCTGGATGACATGCTGTCCTCTGCCTGCCTGTTAGCAGAAACCTTTTACAAGGTCCTGTACTGGGACAATCACACCAAGTcatcaag GTGCTATGGGGGGGTGTTAATATTGGCGTGCCTGCTCTACATCGCTCCTCTGGGCTGGGTGCTCGCTGGGCTCAACACTACCCTTTTCCTGTGGAACAGAGACTTCTGCAGAG TTTTGTTGGACCTTAGGAACCTGCTCCAGATGGGCCGGGCCAAAGCCTCGGAGGGAAAGTGTGAAGAGCAGGAACACGGCCACTCTTCGGACCAGACCCCGACGCCGACTAGTCTGGAG GACCTGTCTCCTGGCAGCGTGGAGGAGGCTGAAGAGGCGGAGCCCGATGATGAATTTAAGGATGCCATTGAG GAACGTGCGGTGTCCCTGCAG gAGGATGATGACGGGCCCCTCGGAGCCCCTGAGTATGACACCATCTCTGAAAATGGTCTCTTGAGCCGCAACGAACCAATACGCAGCAAAGTGTCTAAACTGACCGAGAAACTGCGTAAACGTTACCCCACCAGCAGCACGG GCAACTGTTCCAGCTGCAACGCCGTCTTCTCTGTGCTGAAGAAACGG AGGAACTGCAGTAACTGTGGCAACAGCTTCTGTTCCCGTTGCTGCTCCTTCAAGGTGCTGAGGTCTTGCATGGGGGCAACGG CTCCTGAGGCCCAGAGGGAGACCGTGTTTGTCTGTGCTGCCTGTAATTCCTCTCTGATCAAGTTCTAG
- the zfyve27 gene encoding protrudin isoform X1, whose product MTMQGGSQGPSHGAGDVGELAHTLSKETLGSPDASELGSPRCTPNFDLFNMVVSYKRMALFLEPAADAVELSRFLLRWKMPVCSLFVCMFLNCFFCTVNEVGWITVAVVAVAAPAALGYLQDRYGGRASDSELHKRRYHAVHRRDLLTVHLTKQEAMLEVKDLLKHLDDMLSSACLLAETFYKVLYWDNHTKSSRCYGGVLILACLLYIAPLGWVLAGLNTTLFLWNRDFCRVLLDLRNLLQMGRAKASEGKCEEQEHGHSSDQTPTPTSLEDLSPGSVEEAEEAEPDDEFKDAIEERAVSLQETPLVLVEDDDGPLGAPEYDTISENGLLSRNEPIRSKVSKLTEKLRKRYPTSSTGNCSSCNAVFSVLKKRRNCSNCGNSFCSRCCSFKVLRSCMGATAPEAQRETVFVCAACNSSLIKF is encoded by the exons ATGACTATGCAAGGCGGGTCCCAGGGCCCCTCACATGGTGCGGGAGACGTGGGGGAGCTGGCACACACGTTGTCTAAAGAGACGCTCGGGTCCCCCGATGCCTCCGAGTTGGGAAGTCCGCGATGCACGCCGAACTTTGACCTCTTCAACATGGTTGTGTCCTATAAGAGAATGGCTCTCTTTCTAGAACCAGCTGCAGATGCAGTGGAGCTGAGCCGCTTCCTGCTcag ATGGAAGATGCCTGTGTGCTCTCTGTTTGTCTGTATGTTCCTCAATTGTTTCTTCTGCACTGTTAATGAAG TGGGTTGGATCACGGTGGCGGTGGTGGCGGTGGCGGCGCCTGCTGCCCTGGGCTACCTGCAGGACCGGTATGGGGGAAGAGCCTCCGATTCGGAGCTCCACAAGAGGCGCTACCACGCTGTGCACCGCAGGGACCTGCTGACGGTGCATCTCACCAAACAGGAAGCCATGCTGGAAGTCAAAGACCT GTTGAAGCACCTGGATGACATGCTGTCCTCTGCCTGCCTGTTAGCAGAAACCTTTTACAAGGTCCTGTACTGGGACAATCACACCAAGTcatcaag GTGCTATGGGGGGGTGTTAATATTGGCGTGCCTGCTCTACATCGCTCCTCTGGGCTGGGTGCTCGCTGGGCTCAACACTACCCTTTTCCTGTGGAACAGAGACTTCTGCAGAG TTTTGTTGGACCTTAGGAACCTGCTCCAGATGGGCCGGGCCAAAGCCTCGGAGGGAAAGTGTGAAGAGCAGGAACACGGCCACTCTTCGGACCAGACCCCGACGCCGACTAGTCTGGAG GACCTGTCTCCTGGCAGCGTGGAGGAGGCTGAAGAGGCGGAGCCCGATGATGAATTTAAGGATGCCATTGAG GAACGTGCGGTGTCCCTGCAG GAAACCCCTTTGGTCCTAGTG gAGGATGATGACGGGCCCCTCGGAGCCCCTGAGTATGACACCATCTCTGAAAATGGTCTCTTGAGCCGCAACGAACCAATACGCAGCAAAGTGTCTAAACTGACCGAGAAACTGCGTAAACGTTACCCCACCAGCAGCACGG GCAACTGTTCCAGCTGCAACGCCGTCTTCTCTGTGCTGAAGAAACGG AGGAACTGCAGTAACTGTGGCAACAGCTTCTGTTCCCGTTGCTGCTCCTTCAAGGTGCTGAGGTCTTGCATGGGGGCAACGG CTCCTGAGGCCCAGAGGGAGACCGTGTTTGTCTGTGCTGCCTGTAATTCCTCTCTGATCAAGTTCTAG
- the zfyve27 gene encoding protrudin isoform X4 — protein MTMQGGSQGPSHGAGDVGELAHTLSKETLGSPDASELGSPRCTPNFDLFNMVVSYKRMALFLEPAADAVELSRFLLRWKMPVCSLFVCMFLNCFFCTVNEVGWITVAVVAVAAPAALGYLQDRYGGRASDSELHKRRYHAVHRRDLLTVHLTKQEAMLEVKDLLKHLDDMLSSACLLAETFYKVLYWDNHTKSSRCYGGVLILACLLYIAPLGWVLAGLNTTLFLWNRDFCRVLLDLRNLLQMGRAKASEGKCEEQEHGHSSDQTPTPTSLEDLSPGSVEEAEEAEPDDEFKDAIEEDDDGPLGAPEYDTISENGLLSRNEPIRSKVSKLTEKLRKRYPTSSTGNCSSCNAVFSVLKKRRNCSNCGNSFCSRCCSFKVLRSCMGATAPEAQRETVFVCAACNSSLIKF, from the exons ATGACTATGCAAGGCGGGTCCCAGGGCCCCTCACATGGTGCGGGAGACGTGGGGGAGCTGGCACACACGTTGTCTAAAGAGACGCTCGGGTCCCCCGATGCCTCCGAGTTGGGAAGTCCGCGATGCACGCCGAACTTTGACCTCTTCAACATGGTTGTGTCCTATAAGAGAATGGCTCTCTTTCTAGAACCAGCTGCAGATGCAGTGGAGCTGAGCCGCTTCCTGCTcag ATGGAAGATGCCTGTGTGCTCTCTGTTTGTCTGTATGTTCCTCAATTGTTTCTTCTGCACTGTTAATGAAG TGGGTTGGATCACGGTGGCGGTGGTGGCGGTGGCGGCGCCTGCTGCCCTGGGCTACCTGCAGGACCGGTATGGGGGAAGAGCCTCCGATTCGGAGCTCCACAAGAGGCGCTACCACGCTGTGCACCGCAGGGACCTGCTGACGGTGCATCTCACCAAACAGGAAGCCATGCTGGAAGTCAAAGACCT GTTGAAGCACCTGGATGACATGCTGTCCTCTGCCTGCCTGTTAGCAGAAACCTTTTACAAGGTCCTGTACTGGGACAATCACACCAAGTcatcaag GTGCTATGGGGGGGTGTTAATATTGGCGTGCCTGCTCTACATCGCTCCTCTGGGCTGGGTGCTCGCTGGGCTCAACACTACCCTTTTCCTGTGGAACAGAGACTTCTGCAGAG TTTTGTTGGACCTTAGGAACCTGCTCCAGATGGGCCGGGCCAAAGCCTCGGAGGGAAAGTGTGAAGAGCAGGAACACGGCCACTCTTCGGACCAGACCCCGACGCCGACTAGTCTGGAG GACCTGTCTCCTGGCAGCGTGGAGGAGGCTGAAGAGGCGGAGCCCGATGATGAATTTAAGGATGCCATTGAG gAGGATGATGACGGGCCCCTCGGAGCCCCTGAGTATGACACCATCTCTGAAAATGGTCTCTTGAGCCGCAACGAACCAATACGCAGCAAAGTGTCTAAACTGACCGAGAAACTGCGTAAACGTTACCCCACCAGCAGCACGG GCAACTGTTCCAGCTGCAACGCCGTCTTCTCTGTGCTGAAGAAACGG AGGAACTGCAGTAACTGTGGCAACAGCTTCTGTTCCCGTTGCTGCTCCTTCAAGGTGCTGAGGTCTTGCATGGGGGCAACGG CTCCTGAGGCCCAGAGGGAGACCGTGTTTGTCTGTGCTGCCTGTAATTCCTCTCTGATCAAGTTCTAG